The segment AGGTGGACGTGCGCGTCATCGCCGCCACGCACGTGGACCTGTCGCGCGCCAAGGAGCAGGGCAAGTTCCGCGAGGACCTGTTCTACCGGCTCAACGTCATCACCATCGACCTGCCGCCCCTGCGCGACCGCCCGGAGGACGTGCCGCTGCTCGCGCACCACTTCCTCAAGGTCTACACCGGCAAGGCGGACAAGAAGGTCAACGGCATCACCCCCCGCGCCATGGAGGCCCTCACCTGCAACCGGTGGACGGGCAACGTGCGCGAGCTGGAGAACGTCATCGAGCGCGCGGTGGTGCTCACCGCCAACGACGCCATCGACATGGAGGACCTGCCGACCGGCTTCCAGGCCGCGCCCCAGGCCGACTCGGCGGTGGAGGTGTTCAGCCTGGCGCACCTGCCGTACGCCCAGGCCAAGCGCCTGGCCATGCGCGCCTTCGAGCGCCGCTACCTGTCCGCGCTCCTGGAGAAGAACAACCACAACGTGTCCAGCGCGGCGCGCGCGGCCGGCGTGGACCGCTCCAACTTCCGCCGCCTGCTCAAGCAGTACGAGGTCGCCGGCCGGAGCATGAAGCCCCGGCAGACCAAGGGGCCGGACTCGGACACCGGGCCGGGCGTGCCCGTGCTCGAAGCCGTGTCCTGACGCCCCTGTCCCCGCGCGGGAGGACGGCGCCTCAGCCGTCCTCCCCGGGTTCGCGCTCGCCCTTCGCCTCGCGCCGGGCGGCGAGCTGCTGCTGGATGGTCTCGTAGCGCTCGGACAGCTCCGCCTCGAAGCCGTTGCGCGTCGGGGTGTAGAAGCAGCGGGCGCGCAGCGCTTCGGGCAGGTAGTCCTCCGGGACGTAGTTGCCCTCGAAGTTGTGCGGGTACTTGTACCCGCCGCCGTAGCCCAGCGACTTCATCAGCTTCGTGGGCGCGTTGCGCAGGTGCATGGGCACCGGCAGCGCGCCCTCCTTCGTCACGGCCTCGCGCACGGCGGCGTAGGCGGAGATGACGGCGTTCGACTTGGGCGCCAGCGCCAGGTACGTCACGGCCTGGGTGAGGGGCAGGGTGCCCTCGGGCAGGCCCATGAGCTGGAAGGCCCGGAGCGCGTCCACCGCCACGCCCAGCGCGCGCGGGTCCGCGTTGCCCACGTCCTCCGACGCGAAGATGACCATGCGGCGGAAGAGGAAGACGGGGTCCTCGCCCGCCTCCAGCATGCGCGTCATCCAGTAGAGCGCCGCGTCCACGTCGCTGCCGCGCATGGATTTGATGAAGGCGCTGACGACGTTGTAGTGCTCCTCGCCGCCCTTGTCGTAGAGCAGCAGCTTCTGCTGGAGCGCCTCCTCCGCCACCTTGCGGTCCACCTGGGTGCCGCCGTGGGCGGCCGCGGCCTCCAGCGCGGTGAGGGCCTTGCGCGCGTCGCCTCCGGCCGCGTCCGCGATGAAGTCCAGCGCCGCGTCGTCCACCGTCACCTTGCCGCCCAGGCCCCTGGGGTCCGCCACCGCGCGGCGCATCACCGCGACCAGCTCCTCCTGCTCCAGGCCCCGCAGGGTGATGACGCGGCAGCGGGACAGGAGCGCGGCGTTCACTTCGAACGACGGGTTCTCCGTGGTGGCGCCAATCAGCGTGACGGTGCCCTTCTCCACGTGGGGCAGGAGCGCGTCCTGCTGGGACTTGTTGAAGCGGTGGATCTCATCGATGAAGAGCAGCGTGCGCTGGCGGTGGAGCTTCCAGCGATCCTGGGCGCGGGCCACCGTCTCGCGGATGTCCTTCACGCCCGCGAGCACGGCGGACATCGTCTCGAAGGCAGCCCCGGTGGAGCGCGCGACGAGCTGGGCGAGCGTCGTCTTGCCCGTGCCCGGCGGGCCCCAGAGGATGAGGCTGGGCACCTGGTCGTTCTCCAGGGCGCGGCGCAGGAAGCGCCCCTCGCCGGTCAGGTGGTCCTGGCCCAGGTATTCGGAGAGGGTGGTCGGCCGCATGCGCTCGGCGAGCGGCGCCAGGGTGGCCGTTTCCTTCTGGCTGGCGTGGTCGAACAGGTCCATGTCGTCCCTGAACCTAGCGTCCCGGGTGCCTCCGCGCCCTCCCCATGTCCCCGGGGGATGTCCGGCGTCGGGCAGGTGCGTCATTTCCCTTGCACCCCCGGCTGGCCGCCTGGACTAGAACCCTGGGGGCGTGCAGACCCTGGTCATCGTCGCGAAGCGAGACACCCCGCAGGCCGTGGCCCTGGCGGCGGAGATCCATGAGCGCTACCCGAACCTGACGGTGCTGGCGGACCGTGCCCTGGCGCATGCGCTGAACTGGCCGCGCGTGGAGGACCGGGACCTGGCCGCGCGCGCGGACGCGGTGGTGGTGCTGGGCGGCGACGGCACCCTCATCTACGCCGCGCGCCTGCTGGGCGGGCGCAACGTGCCCATCATCGGCGTCAACCTGGGCAGCCTGGGCTTCATGACCGAAGTGCCGGTGGAGGAGCTGTTCACCCGGCTGGCGGACGTGCTGGCGGGCGACTTCCACGTGGACTCGCGGATGAAGCTGTCGTGCCGGCTGATGCGCGGCGGCAAGGTCCTCATCGAGGACGAAATCCTCAACGACGTGGTCATCAACAAGGGCGCGCTGGCGCGCATCGCGGACCACGAGACGTCCATCGACGGCGTCCCCATCACGACTTACAAGTCGGACGGAATCATCCTGGCCACGCCGACGGGGTCCACCGCGTACTCGCTGTCCGCGGGCGGGCCCATCGTGCACCCCTCGGTGGACTGCACCATCCTGTCGCCCATCTGTTCGCACGCGCTGACCCAGCGCGCCATCGTGGTGCCGGCGGACCGCACCATCCGCATCACGTTGAAGAGCGAGACGGCGGACACGTACCTCACGCTGGATGGGCAGACGGGCCACTCGCTGCAGACGGGGGACTGCATTGAGGTGGTGCGCTCGCCCAACCGCGTGGGCCTGGTGCGAAACCCCCGCGTGGCCTTCTTCACCATCCTCCGGCAGAAGCTCCACTGGGGCGAGCGCTGAGCGCTGCTCCGGGGTGGGGCTCCCCTCGCGGCGTGGGCGTGGAGTACCCTCCCGCCCCGTGACGACGGGTGCGCACACGACG is part of the Corallococcus soli genome and harbors:
- a CDS encoding replication-associated recombination protein A; this translates as MDLFDHASQKETATLAPLAERMRPTTLSEYLGQDHLTGEGRFLRRALENDQVPSLILWGPPGTGKTTLAQLVARSTGAAFETMSAVLAGVKDIRETVARAQDRWKLHRQRTLLFIDEIHRFNKSQQDALLPHVEKGTVTLIGATTENPSFEVNAALLSRCRVITLRGLEQEELVAVMRRAVADPRGLGGKVTVDDAALDFIADAAGGDARKALTALEAAAAHGGTQVDRKVAEEALQQKLLLYDKGGEEHYNVVSAFIKSMRGSDVDAALYWMTRMLEAGEDPVFLFRRMVIFASEDVGNADPRALGVAVDALRAFQLMGLPEGTLPLTQAVTYLALAPKSNAVISAYAAVREAVTKEGALPVPMHLRNAPTKLMKSLGYGGGYKYPHNFEGNYVPEDYLPEALRARCFYTPTRNGFEAELSERYETIQQQLAARREAKGEREPGEDG
- a CDS encoding NAD(+)/NADH kinase gives rise to the protein MQTLVIVAKRDTPQAVALAAEIHERYPNLTVLADRALAHALNWPRVEDRDLAARADAVVVLGGDGTLIYAARLLGGRNVPIIGVNLGSLGFMTEVPVEELFTRLADVLAGDFHVDSRMKLSCRLMRGGKVLIEDEILNDVVINKGALARIADHETSIDGVPITTYKSDGIILATPTGSTAYSLSAGGPIVHPSVDCTILSPICSHALTQRAIVVPADRTIRITLKSETADTYLTLDGQTGHSLQTGDCIEVVRSPNRVGLVRNPRVAFFTILRQKLHWGER